Genomic window (Benincasa hispida cultivar B227 unplaced genomic scaffold, ASM972705v1 Contig633, whole genome shotgun sequence):
gtttaagcaattaatttgataattgaACATTTCCTTCATTTTAATTGTATATAATTTTACTACCTCAAATGGCATATAAGTACGAACAAATGTTTGTAGTTTGAATCTTCCACCAATcatatttaacaaaataataataataatttatcctTTGCAAATGTTGAGATATTTAgactttaatttatatatttagacTATAATTGGGTTATCGAGCTAATTAGGTTATGTTAAATATCAGTTTCCACGAAAAAAATCTTTAGCAATTAAATCATTATTAGGTGATAATTGAATGGGCATTTTTTTCTTTAGCAATTAAACGTCGCGGTTCTTTTCGCACTATCCACTTGGTGCATAGCAATCGAAtgacattgtttaaatttacaagtATTGctttgttaattttattattaagtggcattgttttgtaaatttaaactttaataagGGACAAAATAGtctaaaaagatctttttttaaAGATTGCAACCTTTTAATATATCTTCCTTTACAATACCCAAATCCAATTatctttgattatattaaactaaataattttgattgtcAACATGAATGTAATACTTGTACTATTGATCTCAAAATCAGAGATTCGATTCCCCCACCTcacattttaattacaatacattttccaaaaggaaaaaaaacaaaaagtctTGATCTTAACCAAACCCTCGAACAGAGCTGAATTAGATAAAACATTAACTGTAATACTGGAAGTGGAACTCGTGCCAGTTCAACTGTAATACACTAAAAAAGAACCCTCCGCCGTTCATTTTCATTCTCATGCTGCCAAAGCACATATCAGAATAAACTAAGCCGACAAAAAGAGATTGAATGGGGGTTAGCTTAGCGATCTGATTCTTTGTGCTAAACCAAAACTCGTATTGAATAGTATACATACATCCAAGAAGCCTATATTCATCCAACAAATTGAGATTCTCATacattgtcaaaaaaaaaaaaaaaaaaaacacctgCCATGAAGCTGAGTGTTAAAGTTAATACTTAGACAAGCCTCGTTAGCCAGCACACCTGCTTCTGTGCTTCCTTCACGAGGTGTGTGTTCATGCCCTTTGATTCTCCGTGTTACGAGCAGGTTGTTAATGACAGTGATGATGGATCTACTGTGGATGGATGATCTTCCGGGGTTGGTTTGGCTAAAGAACAACAATATTCAGACGCCATATTCacgttattttaattttgtgcaTGTTCAGGTATGAGGCGATGGCGCAATTCAGTTGATGCATCAGCAAGTTCTGCAGGTGATTTCGATTCAGAATCAACAAGAATAGTTTCATTAACGCATTGAAAATGATGATGAATTTGGTTTTACCTTGTGCTGTGAAATTGAACAATGGCGGTAGTGCTTGACCGTTAGGTAAACATGCATTCGGATCTCTCAAATCGTCAAAAAAGGGATGTGCACAAGCCTCCAACTGCGATTAAAGAAAACCCACTTAATTGTTAAGATTGATTATAAACTATGATAAAGTATATTAGTTCCTTGGATTGTTATGATCGAAATGATATAACAGACACCTTAACTAACATAGACACTGTGTTGAGATAGACAACAAATAACTGTAGCTGAAGTTTTTATAGTTTCATTTAGTTCTCCCCGTAACGTTTCAAGCCTTAAGTCTCTCTTATAATTATACTCTTTTAATGTCATGTCATTATCAcgaatattataaaattagttaaaGAAAAGTTAGGTCAacctttaaataaaaatgatggcAGAGACGGAATGAGGCATTCCACAAAATTCATAGATAAAATCATACACAGTGAACTTTGGAACGAAGAGAAAACACACAAAGTGAACTCATATACGTAATGTGTAggatgtttgataattatttcaatttttgttttctgtttataaaatttatgtttgtatcCTCATAATTTCTTTACTTTAACTTTTACCATTCTTAAAGAAACGTCTAAATTCGTAGTccatttccaaaaataaaaacaaagttaTTTTAaactaccttttttttttcttttaagttttgaaaatttggctGGAACATTCAATACATCTTCTTCGTAGAGTAGATGACAAAATAACGAAACTCATACAAGGAAGATTataagccttttttttttttggaaagaaaaaaaccGAGAGTTATTGCTATGAGCTGTCAAAACAATTAGAAACATTTGGTTAACAGCGGCACTCATCAGACATTACACAATTATGTAGCACGAATATGattaaaaagaaactaaaaactGTCGTAACACATCAGGGAATAGACTATTTGCAATTTCAGAGAAACAAAGtcatattaaaaaaagtaaagatTCTTACCGCGGTGCAACGTAAGTTGGGCGAATACTGGAGAAATCTTGACACAAGATCGATGGCTTCAGCAGGCATTCTCATGTGAAATATCTGGAGATTACAACTTCATTGAGAATTCCACCCTCATAATAATactagtaaaaataaaaaatcaagtcgAATGAAATGACTAAATTTTCGACAAAAATGAAAGAGACCTTATGCCACGGGTGTGCtttaatttgaggaaatttGAATTCTGTATAGTTTGGGTTCATGCACTTGATTTCCTCCCTGGTTGGCGTTCCCAATATCTAATTCATGTGTaaagggaaaaaataaaaatcaggcAAGTGAAACAGTAAAAAGACACAAATCAAGTCAACAGAAGGTCGGTTATACCTTGATGATCTCTACCAATTGATCAACACCACTTTCACCAGGAAAAAGAGGCTGCAAACAATTTTCATGTCACACATCAGAAAGATCAACAAAATGGCATTGAAATAacccaatattttaaaaaatctctcTGGCATAAACCATGCTACGCCAAAAAGAATGGATAGATGTACATATGatgaaaaaattatgaaatcaaAACACAGTATTATCTGAACCACTAAGAGTGAGTTAGACAATTCCCTACAACAAATTTTCAACAGCCACTAAAATGAGGACCAACCTGTCCTAAAAGAAGCTCAGCCATTACACAACCTACGGACCACATATCTATGGCATTGGTATACTCTGTTGCCCCGAATATGAGTTCTGGGGCCCTATAATACCGTGAACAAATATAAGATATATTAGGTTCCCCTGGCatctgaaattgaaaattaagtcaCATCAGGtcataaattaataaacttCACCAGATAAAAGTCACATCCAAATTCAGATGTATATGCATACCAACATCTTTGCACTCCCAAAATCGCATATCTTTAGTTGATGAGTGTGAGGATTAACCTGCACAATGTGTAGAAGAAAGTGAACAGCAGGTAAAAGGTAACTACCCATCACTTCTACCTTATCTTTCAGTTTAAGGAACCTCTTTTCGGGAGACCTAGTCTGTCTACTTCTTCCACATTAATTTCGTATCAAGTGTATCACAAGATCATCCATGCACGTACATTTTAACTCAACATCATAATAAGCACGCTTGAAGTTCCTTACCAACAGGTTTATACAAAGTGTACTTAAATAACTGTTAACATGGAAACATTGTCAACAATTTAATGTTTTGGCCAACCTTTGACGACTTGGTTGTACCATACGCAGCCATACATGTGCAAATAGAATGCAATGCAGGTAGGTAGTGCCATTCTCAATTAGATCCCCTTGTATAATGTCACATAATACCTTTGACGACTTGGTAGTACCATACGCAGCCATACATGTGCAAATAGAATGCAATGCAGGTAGGTAGTGCCATTCTCAATTAGATCCCCTTGTACAATGTCGCACAATACCACTTTTCTGAACATTTTTCAGAAAAGCAATggatatagtttttaaaaattaaaaacactaAAGTCTGGATCACATCTTTGGAGCTGTTAAAGAGATTGATGTTTTATGATGGAGGCTTCAATCCCCTTTGCCTTTTCTTGTATCTTCGAGATGGTGACAATTTTAAATTGGGGGGAATAATGGCATTAAGCTTGAGGAGTCTCTTGCTAGTTGCTAGGTCAATGCCTTGGGTGGGGGGTAAAAATTTTTAAGGTCTATAATTCTCCATTAGGCCCTATTCATTCAGATTTCAGCCCTTCCTATACagttatttaaatttgattcagCTCCTTTTGTCAGCCTATCTTTAGTTCTTTagttctctccctctctctctggTTTTTCTAGGAGGAGGGGGAATAAAAACAAACAAGCTAATAAGAAAACGAAACAAAAGGAATTGTTGGATGgtggaaaaagggaaaaagaccTACCAGCAAATTCTGAGGCTTAATATCACGGTGACATACCCCTACAACATGATGCAAGTAATTTAGAGCCCGACAAATCTGGAAAGTGAGAACAAGGGTTACTGAACGTATTTGTAGAACTGCAACAGCCAAATGCAGCAAGAActacaaattgaaaattaaaatactaCTCATGCCATCAACAGCAATCCATTGTTGATTGAAAGTTTACCTGATATGTATAGAGCTGCACATATATAATGGGCATACTCCGGTTCATCCTGATATAATGCTTAGAAACTTTGTAGACAGTTTCGGATATATATTCCAGGACGAGGTTGAGGTACAGCTCATCTTTATCAGTAGTGGAAAAGAAACAATGTTTTAGTTGAACAATGTTAGGATGGTCAAGAATGCGCATAATCTGGAGTTCCCTGTTCTTATATCGCTTATCCTGCAGCACCTTTTTTATTGCTACAGCTTCATTTGTTTCCAAACACTTAGCCTATAAAAATGTACAAGTGAATTCAAAAGTTGCACCAACCTCAGGATCTAAAAAGAACCAGAACAGGCACAGTAGAATCAAGTACCTGAAAGACAACGCCAAAAGAACCAGTACCGACCACACGCTCTGCCATATAGGAGATTGTCTACAACAAAGTTACAATAtaggaaagaaaattttcaaactctACCCCAATTACAAAAAATCAGAGACCATATGATTTGATTCGAAAGGttacaataaaatatatcataacTTTCTATTCTCCGAGATCTAGAGTGTTAGTTGGAGATACAGAGAGGAGGAGAAATGCTACCAAATGAAATATAATAAGCTGATTATGAAAAGTCACCTGTTTCGGTTTTCCATTTCGACCACCAACTGTAGTTGCAATCATCTGACCGGCTTCTGTTCCATTGCCATTCACAACAGCAGGTTCCAAATCCTAGAACAGAAGCATAATAAACAGAATCTCAATATTTGTTTCTGTTTTATGGCTTGTATCCAAGTCCATCACACAGACATTTTCCATATAGGATAAATATCGAAGTATACAAGATGGTTGTACCTTGACTGCTATAAGTTCAATACAGAGAGTTGATTTTATAGTGTACAGGGTGAAATTGGAatgacaaaaatggaaaatatggaaagaggtttttttttccaaaaaaaaaaagaaagaaagaaagaaagaaagaaagaaggaagagaaaacaacaacaaaacagagagctaaacttaaatttgaagttatctaTGAATAACCTTTTCGTCATGGTTGAATTTCTCATCCCTAATTCTCATTTCACGCATTTCTCTTGGAAGGTGATCAAAACCAGTTTTTTCTGTTCCAGCTGTTGATGAAATGTTTGATGTGCTCGCAGCATCATCCAAAGAGGTTGAAGCCAAATCCGGCTCTAAACCAGAGGCAACTCTTCCGATGTCATCGGAAACCCCATCAACCTTTTGTTCAGTTTCTTGATCAACTTTTGCTCGCTTTATGCCAAAATCTCCACCCTTAGAAAACACATTAAGAGGAAAAGATcaaaattgatgaaagtgaaacATCAGAATACCATAGCATAGCATTGAAAGTATCTCAATTATGATAAGCGAAACAATGCATACTGTTGCACCACGACATAGATCTTAAACGACGATCACCAGTTAGCCCATTTTCATACGAAGAACCCAATTTATGAATAAACTCGACGAGAGGAACCAAGTGacctattttctttattatatatatttatatatattgttccGATGACAATATGACAATATCCATTAGCTCAAAATTAAAAAGcttaaaagaaaggaaagaacaaAACGAAGGGTATGTAATTATCAGGTGAGTTTCCAGTTTCCAGATTCCAGTGGATTGAGCGTTCGAAATTTCTCCAATTCCAACTCCAATTTCCCataactgaaaaaaaaaaaaaaaagacaatgaAAATGAAACTCACAGGTTCAGAAGAAATCGAAGTCCGACCAGAAGCAATGCTCTTAAGGCGACGCATCATATTCATGGCGACTATAGATTGGGCCGCGTCCTTTCAACCCCCAACAGAGAGATGAAACCCTAATTCGCTCCCagaaacacacacacacacacacacacaaaaaaagaaCAAATCCCAAATAGAAGACAGATTTTTCAGCAATGGGCAgaaaacaaaaatggaaaaaacaaAAGGGATTTCAgcagaagagagagaaactcaAATTTCTCTCTCCTCCAGCTGCTATTAACTCAATAGAAGAACCCCAGAAGAAAAAGGGGTccaaaaacaaagaaacaaaggaaaaagaaaatgaagaaacagAGAGAAAAAGAGTGTGGGATTTGGATTGTTGGAAATTATTAGGTTTttaaaaagggggaaaaagcTTAGAGATGGCGTTTTTCGAAAAATTTGGTTCGGTCAAAGAGGGATCAAAACCAATCATTCGAGGCCGGTTTTTAATGTACGTTGGTCAAACCAGGATCTCTGGTTGTCGATGCCTCATTATGTGGTTTTCCGGTGCCTCATTTTCCCAATTTACCCCTCTTTGCTTCAAACTTCGGTTTTTTGGATTCCACGGAATATTCGGTGGAACTTTTGCCTCGTTATGACCGTTTTTATTTTACCCGCTACCCATACAGTTTTGAATTCAATCCTCAACTCTATTTCCCCCGATCTTTATTTCCTCATCAacttttcctccttcccttaCCACCTTACTTTTCATTTTCCTCTCCAACTTTCACAAAACCTTCTCCTTACTACCACATAACCTTACGTCAATTACAAGTTGGAGAGATCTCCAACGTCATTCAaacttctttcttcctttttttcttctttttcttgtgaTTTTCTGTCTTCATTCCATAAGAAGATGCCAATTTAGAACGTCAATATTTATCTATAGAGTCCATAAAGCGTAAATAGATATTCAATCAAACATATTAGGAATCGGTCCAAAAATTGTGAGCCGAAAAATACATCATCTTGAAAAAGATCATTGTTTGTTTTaggttcaattttaaaaaacttttaatttatgttttttctttttcattttttaggtTTGTGATACACCTTAAGGTGCCTTAGACACTTGTCTGTATCTGCATAAAAGAACTTGTCATTTGATGTTCATTGATATCATTTTGCATCTCAGCATATGAGAAAGTTAAATTCAAAAACAAGAGAATAAaaattcaacaactaaaattcaGAACATAAATCACCTTCAATATGTGGATTATGAATGAAATGCTTGAAGAAGAAATTAGACGCgtaaaatttagttaaaaattcaaacaaatataGAATCTAAAGATAAGTTGGTCCACAAAATCTAGAACATGaaaagtaaatttaaaattttcaaagataatgaaactattattttttttataagtataattaaaactatgaTATTGTGGTGCAACATTAGCTATCTAATGTTATGTAGAGATGAGACAAAAGACACTGCATTGATATCATTTTGGAGAGATGAGATCAAAGATACTGCCTTGTTTAATGCAGAAACTACAGTTGGATTGGGGGTAAATTAGCTATATTTGGAAGTATACCTCACCTTAGCTATCTAATCACAATTTCTCAAGAATTAGATAATCTATCCctatgatctataatatatataaaagtacgTAGGAACGAGGAAGAAAGatttttttagagaattttgctttgtgaatttttatataatatgtaaATTAAAGTGGAACGATCTACACGTATACCAATTACCCCTTTATGACCTTTCTATATACCACCTTTTATTATTTCATACTTCCACCTTTTTATCTTCTCCTTTTACATTACattaatggatgtttcgggTGAAGGTATGAGTTGCTATGAATTGTTTGAGTTTGGTTAAAAATCCAACTGAATATTCAACGGTCCAATTTTGTAAGTCATCAATATTTATACCTATGTTCACTAACTTGATAATAGTGCACTCAACCCTCATCACCAATGATGCCTCTGTTGCCACTCTAGTGACCGCTGCCAACGGCCAACAACTCTGACCACATCCAACCACCACCGTCAGCGGTCATCTCGGGCACCCTTTGCtaacaaaccaaacaaacttgTATTTAAAAACACTTTGAGAAAGAGTTGTCAATCGcatagtatttttattttaagtagTTTTTATCAGAAGTGTAAATGAAAATGACTTTTtgataaacttttttttccaagttaataaaaaaaaacccttgTATCATGGCAAACAGATAAGTATGAACTTGAATTTGGGAGGTAGAAGGAAGTTGTCGAACATATCTATCAGATAGATAATTTGGATGGAcgtttatataattttttgtgTAAGTGGAATGATTGCCATTTGTTGGtccatatcatatacaatttttttttatattgcatAACTGGACCGGaggtgaaggatctcttacccaagagttccatgagcgcgttcggatcgttccgatctcaccgtgaccaaaatacacattatatattcaaaacatacaattatgcaaacaaactctaattatcggcatgctatgaacaacgaaataacaagggaaagagtgccataacagttgaagacgttcttcaaacttcaacACTCAAAGCAGTGGaaaacctccacgcgatctaccaacgcccagtggaagcgtcgactgcagcagcacgaataccatggggacgacaccaccagaaaagagccttgggtattctcagagtgagaacccaaagcgtgatctttgatgaatttgatagaggaaggaggaaacacaaatcgtgtaggcgatacgCAGTAGGATGGAAAaagacactatcgcatagcagaatgtttatcgtttaggagaaactacacgatcatgtaagttttactgaacgatcatttaagaaatggtatacgatcgtttaacaaaatcggcacactatacgatcatttagagaagctatgcgattgtgtaggaaatagtgtgcgatcgtttaggcgcgaggaggatgatcgtttaggcggagatgactatcgtataggctctcgaaattcttaagcgatcgttttctttttcaacaacGTGCTCTTCCGAATTCTTTTGGACGattgatcaaaatgaaaactattttcattttaattcatcggttacaataaccgacattgccccactaacccacgtctgaatgtgaatttttggattaattatcatataattaatcaactaattaattaatagatataatcataatatatttttatcctatagtttgatatcacatatctgttatagtattttctcctctacttgatataaatcatatttatatctaatttcctccaaaataatttatctcatacatttagccaattatatcatatataattaatcagtccaattataccatatataatcgaacttcctcttgtcaatttaaacattttaaattaatccaaaccctggttctcgactttatccaagctacccaggggacctaatgaacccatggctcgaagctctaacggtccgtgaatagctgactaaactctttagctagaagatccaccatccgttaactgtcagacattccactaaagaccaacaactgaactcttcttatctcagatatatttatgtgtccatcgaatataagcaatcatgaatacgatgacccttcacagatgctcataagtatagctaggccaaattaccgttttgcccctgtagttatatctcactccttaagtaacactgattcctctaatgaataatacaacataatccaactatttgtgaacacctctcgggccaagagaaggtgtgtggcgccacatcgttcaagcctcgaaatcagcccttaagggagctgtctatctacttacccttgcctcggggaatgagtgaattccatcttgtgtagctgagttcccagctcccaaatcagatgaatccctaaaatggtaggtttgaatcggcgacctggccacttgcacccatacaaatcaaagcaccgccctcaatggcaggagttcccaactcactcaggattgaggtcatgtaacctaaggtcatcctagtgaagtgaagtctttatcatgaacggtgttatataacaagacgttaacacttcgtggtcaagtcttgtacaaaatctttgtataggatacctccgctcacctgtccccaacacgaatgatcaggatcagaccatctgtgacaaatcataacatttgtgaccatttcacaaagcgggccgcattcgtagcgttaccaagataaggtttccctcctatatctatatactacagactattttggttatcactcaagacatgatccacttgtatgtcaccacatacatgcttgagtcacatacatataaccagggattttatgtttattggtttgtggtaaagcaactaaaacaagcaactgagcaaaaatacaagatgtgaagtaaatatcatatataatacaacacaaacgttcatacaaactgtttacaaactacagaacacgagactttggggcatcaaccctaatagGAGGaccatttgttacatattttttGTGCCAATTATGTAACATGACCATTAatatgttggctttttggctcttaatttcaaattaattaattttagttaattaattaataatttgatgataacaaacctaaattaatttacttataATTTGAGTATTTGAAGTGTTATTGCGTAGAGCTCAAAATAACGATTCTAACACATTTTGAATTACTTCAATTGGAACTCAAATGAAAAAGTTACGATCAGAACAAAAACGAAGGAAAATCTTCTATAGTGATGTGGTGAAACCAAGTGCGGACACTTAGCAAAAATGTTGTTAAGTGTGGATTGACCTCTTTGATCGTGACGTTGAATcagaaattttggatcaatca
Coding sequences:
- the LOC120069852 gene encoding shaggy-related protein kinase theta isoform X2 codes for the protein MNMMRRLKSIASGRTSISSEPGGDFGIKRAKVDQETEQKVDGVSDDIGRVASGLEPDLASTSLDDAASTSNISSTAGTEKTGFDHLPREMREMRIRDEKFNHDEKDLEPAVVNGNGTEAGQMIATTVGGRNGKPKQTISYMAERVVGTGSFGVVFQAKCLETNEAVAIKKVLQDKRYKNRELQIMRILDHPNIVQLKHCFFSTTDKDELYLNLVLEYISETVYKVSKHYIRMNRSMPIIYVQLYTYQVNPHTHQLKICDFGSAKMLMPGEPNISYICSRYYRAPELIFGATEYTNAIDMWSVGCVMAELLLGQPLFPGESGVDQLVEIIKILGTPTREEIKCMNPNYTEFKFPQIKAHPWHKIFHMRMPAEAIDLVSRFLQYSPNLRCTALEACAHPFFDDLRDPNACLPNGQALPPLFNFTAQELADASTELRHRLIPEHAQN
- the LOC120069852 gene encoding shaggy-related protein kinase theta isoform X1 — translated: MNMMRRLKSIASGRTSISSEPGGDFGIKRAKVDQETEQKVDGVSDDIGRVASGLEPDLASTSLDDAASTSNISSTAGTEKTGFDHLPREMREMRIRDEKFNHDEKDLEPAVVNGNGTEAGQMIATTVGGRNGKPKQTISYMAERVVGTGSFGVVFQAKCLETNEAVAIKKVLQDKRYKNRELQIMRILDHPNIVQLKHCFFSTTDKDELYLNLVLEYISETVYKVSKHYIRMNRSMPIIYVQLYTYQICRALNYLHHVVGVCHRDIKPQNLLVNPHTHQLKICDFGSAKMLMPGEPNISYICSRYYRAPELIFGATEYTNAIDMWSVGCVMAELLLGQPLFPGESGVDQLVEIIKILGTPTREEIKCMNPNYTEFKFPQIKAHPWHKIFHMRMPAEAIDLVSRFLQYSPNLRCTALEACAHPFFDDLRDPNACLPNGQALPPLFNFTAQELADASTELRHRLIPEHAQN